In one window of Gouania willdenowi chromosome 8, fGouWil2.1, whole genome shotgun sequence DNA:
- the pirt gene encoding phosphoinositide-interacting protein, translating into MQGNPENIPLGECTLSESRDQLTPPSRTESTVFSLSRSESIWTTEASDKCEVFWFPIHLMSTGGSFLACGIIISGLYFAGHCRKVTNILGPALLSIGLMVFVVGIVLIPITKENRKQLTIKKPLSHYRPPVYNL; encoded by the coding sequence ATGCAGGGCAACCCCGAGAACATCCCCCTGGGAGAGTGCACGCTCTCCGAGTCCAGGGACCAGCTGACGCCGCCCAGCCGCACCGAGAGCACCGTCTTCAGCCTCTCCCGCAGCGAGTCCATCTGGACCACCGAGGCCTCGGACAAGTGCGAGGTCTTCTGGTTCCCCATCCACCTCATGTCCACGGGCGGCAGCTTCCTGGCATGCGGCATCATCATCAGCGGCCTGTATTTCGCCGGCCACTGCAGGAAGGTCACCAACATCCTGGGCCCAGCCCTGCTCTCCATTGGCCTGATGGTTTTCGTGGTGGGCATCGTCCTGATTCCCATCACCAAAGAGAACAGGAAGCAGCTGACGATAAAGAAGCCCCTGAGCCACTACCGGCCCCCTGTTTACAACCTGTAA